TGAGCTGTCTGCTCGAACTGGGCCTGCTGGTTTGGCTGCTCCAGGATGCCAGCCACTGGCTGGGGCCATTGACCTTTGGCCTGAGTTGGGCACTGCAACAGAGCGCAAAACTGAACGTCCTGTATGGGGTACGCTCGCTCCAGGTTGATCTTTTTCCGGCGCATCTTGCCTTCCTGGCCAGCTACTGGCAACCAGGGCCACCAAGTGCCTTTTTCCGCCCCAGCGTCTCGGTAAGCACATTGCTGGCACTGATGCTATGGCTGAGTATCGGTGCTCATATCGGTGATCCGGCAGCCATTCGGCTTGCCCTGTTGGCCAGCCTCCTCACCCTGGGCGCACTTGAGCACTGGCTCCTTTTGATTCCTGCACCGGCGACTGTCCCCGCGCCGGCGACCGATTAATGCCTGTTCTCACCACTCTTGTAACCGGGCTGAGCACCATGCATTACAGGATGCGTACATATGCATCCTGAACCTGCGCTTGTCGCCAGCGGCTGTATCGGTTATGATGAATGCGCAAGGTGTGCGAAAAAGGAGCACCCATATCATGCTAGAAGCTATCTTCTCTCCACAATCGGTAGCCGTGATTGGCGCGTCACCGGACCCGGCGCGTCTCGGCCACCGTGTTCTGAAAAATATTCTCGATCACGGTTATCAAGGCAATATCTATCCCATTCACCCCCGCGCAACCGAAGTGCTTGGGTTGTGCGCCTACCCTTCAGTGCTTGATGTTCCTAATCCGATTGATCTGGCCGTGGTCGTCATTCCACCGCAACACGTGATTGCAGCGGTTGACGAATGCGGTCGAAAGGGGATCAAAGGACTGGTCGTAATTACTGCCGGCTTTAAAGAGGTTG
This genomic window from Chloroflexus aurantiacus J-10-fl contains:
- the puhE gene encoding putative photosynthetic complex assembly protein PuhE; the protein is MIWSDIAFYYLLPLLTVVALWLGLTFGLIWLNRRGQWVAGWAVFLSLPVLIFAHSELLATRHDLSAGGAYRAFAAGMLIWAWHELAFYSGILAGPRRKPCPPDARGFQRFYYALGTHFYHQLSCLLELGLLVWLLQDASHWLGPLTFGLSWALQQSAKLNVLYGVRSLQVDLFPAHLAFLASYWQPGPPSAFFRPSVSVSTLLALMLWLSIGAHIGDPAAIRLALLASLLTLGALEHWLLLIPAPATVPAPATD